One window of the Cotesia glomerata isolate CgM1 linkage group LG10, MPM_Cglom_v2.3, whole genome shotgun sequence genome contains the following:
- the LOC123272691 gene encoding kynurenine formamidase, whose translation MSIDLHQKLYNPSAWSKNYTEGYEEFLKISTQATIDARNSIPCKLDVSYGPTERMKYDYYGTNLPDDARVLIFIHGGYWQEASKELAGFHIKPLVSKGIKVFNLGYNLCPQVTLSNLVTEVRSGIEELLKVCRKMGCKDVWIAGHSAGAHLSASLLYDREWLTTLKQSKQLHLIKGLILIAGIYSLEPLLTTSYNEALKLTDDEVKNLSFNQLDMSKSEAINNIKVIVTVGEKDSPVFIQESKNYSKRLIEFVDQVEFVLLREMIDHFDIVENLRDPNYSLMKIIINNIIS comes from the exons ATGTCTATTGATCTG CATCAGAAATTGTACAACCCGAGCGCGTGGAGCAAAAATTACACTGAAGGGTATGAggagtttttgaaaatttctacgcaag CGACGATCGATGCTAGAAATTCTATACCCTGCAAGTTGGACGTATCTTATGGACCCACTGAACGTATGAAGTATGACTACTATGGGACCAACTTACCCGatg atgcgcgagttttaatttttattcacggtGGATACTGGCAGGAAGCAAGTAAAGAGCTTGCTGGGTTTCATATTAAGCCATTAGTATCCAAAGGAATAAAAGTATTCAACTTAGGATACAATTTATGCCCGCAAG tgacTTTGAGCAATTTAGTAACAGAAGTAAGAAGCGGAAtagaagaattattaaaagtatgtCGTAAAATGGGTTGTAAGGACGTTTGGATAGCTGGACATAGCGCTGGAGCTCATTTATCAGCTTCACTATTGTACGACCGTGAGTGGTTGACGACACTAAAACAGTCCAAGCAATTACACTTAATAAAAGGTCTTATTTTAATCGCCGGTATTTACAGTCTCGAGCCTTTATTGACCACTAGTTACAATGAAGCTTTAAAACTAACTGA tgatgaagtaaaaaatttgagctTCAATCAACTAGACATGAGTAAATCCGAAGCAATCAACAACATAAAAGTTATTGTAACAGTCGGTGAAAAGGACTCGCCGGTGTTTATTCaagaatcaaaaaattattcaaaa AGGCTTATTGAGTTTGTGGATCAAGTTGAGTTTGTTCTACTGAGAGAAATGATCGACCACTTTGACATCGTCGAAAATTTACGTGATCCCAATTACTCATTAAtgaagataattataaataatataatttcataa